A window of Kocuria sp. TGY1127_2 genomic DNA:
GCCAACGGATCTCTTGCCCAGCCAGTTATGAGTTGGATGGACGAACGTGTCAGCCGTCCCTACCACCGAGAATCCAATGACGCCGCGTACGTCACCACCTCGTCGGGCTACATAACGCACCGCATGACTGGGAATTTCAAGGATACGTCGGCAAATTACCAGGGGATGTGGCCGATCGACACCGATACCTGGGAATGGACCGGCGACGAGTCAGGCTACGAGGCGACTGGTATCCCGCGAAACATGCTTTTTGAACTGGTTCAGCCGGGTGAGGAACTCGGCCGGCTCACGGAGGCTGCGGCAACGGCGATGAGCCTTCCTTCAGGAATACCAGTCATCGCCACCGCTAACGACAAAGCGGTAGAAGCGCTGGGAGCCGGCCTCCGCGATCCATCAGATCTGGTGATTTCGACTGGTACGTATATTGCTTCGATGGCAGTCGGTACCGATAACGTCAAGAAATCGGAGTCATTTTGGACGAATTTCGCTTCGGAACCTGGGCTTTATTTATATGAAAGCAACGGCATCCGCCGTGGCATGTGGACCGTAAGCTGGATGCGCGATTTATTGGGGCCTGATGCCGCTCATGCCGCGGTTGCTCGTGGAGAATCCGTTGAGCAGATGCTGGGACGTGAAGCCGCAGCAGTCTCGCCGGGGTCCGACGGGCTCTTGACGGTACTTGATTGGCTCGCCCCAGTGGATGAGCCTTACCGCAAGGGATCGATGCTCGGTTTCGATGCACGGCACGGCCGAGGACACATGTTCCGATCGATTCTTGAGGGCATCGCAATGACCATGAAGCAGCGGGCAGACGAAATGTCCGAAGAACTCGATAGGGGGTTCCAGCGCATTGTCCTGACTGGCGGCGGGTCTTCTTCTGATTTACTGGTCCAGATCATTGCGGACGTCTTCGGTCTACCGACTGTGCGCATGACTGGGGCGAGTGCCGCCAGCAGAGGCGCCGCGATCTGTGCCGTGGTCGGTACTGGACTCGCAAACTCATTTGATGCCGCGACAAAACAGCTCGCAATCACCGCGGATGAAGTCCTTCCCAATCGAGACAACGCCCAGACATATCACGAGCTCGGTAGGGTGTATCGAGATATTCGTGCTGCAACGGATCCTCTGTACGGCAGAACCGCCAACCTCTTCGGATGACCATGCGGAAAGAACGGCTCCACCTAGGTACATCTCAGGCGCTGCCCCAGTAGCGTCGAAGTCATTTCCACGTCTTGGCTCCAAGAC
This region includes:
- a CDS encoding FGGY-family carbohydrate kinase translates to MGIDNGSQSSKVTIYAEDGRPCAEGRVPLPATDSPRPGTVEYPDDVLWDSIAEASRRAVAGFEGDLQEIKGIGLCTIRFCRVVLQANGSLAQPVMSWMDERVSRPYHRESNDAAYVTTSSGYITHRMTGNFKDTSANYQGMWPIDTDTWEWTGDESGYEATGIPRNMLFELVQPGEELGRLTEAAATAMSLPSGIPVIATANDKAVEALGAGLRDPSDLVISTGTYIASMAVGTDNVKKSESFWTNFASEPGLYLYESNGIRRGMWTVSWMRDLLGPDAAHAAVARGESVEQMLGREAAAVSPGSDGLLTVLDWLAPVDEPYRKGSMLGFDARHGRGHMFRSILEGIAMTMKQRADEMSEELDRGFQRIVLTGGGSSSDLLVQIIADVFGLPTVRMTGASAASRGAAICAVVGTGLANSFDAATKQLAITADEVLPNRDNAQTYHELGRVYRDIRAATDPLYGRTANLFG